A genomic stretch from Scheffersomyces stipitis CBS 6054 chromosome 6, complete sequence includes:
- a CDS encoding spermidine synthase (go_function catalytic activity) gives MSASQELTHPSIKDGWFAEVSDTMWPGQAMSLKVEKVLHTEKSKYQDVLVFKSETYGNVLVLDNCIQVTERDEFSYQEMITHLALNSHPNPKKALVIGGGDGGVLREILKHESIEEAWLCDIDETVIEVSKKYLPEMSKSYNDPRTKVHIGDGFKFLAEYKNQFDVIITDSSDPEGPAESLFQKPYFELLSGALTEKGVITTQAENIWLHMPIISKLKQDCKQIFAVAEYGYTMIPTYPSGSIGFMVCSKDPNADVTKPIRFDWSDEFVSKNLKYYNKRIHEAAFVLPTWADEILNKNNA, from the coding sequence ATGTCTGCCTCTCAAGAATTGACCCATCCCTCCATCAAGGACGGCTGGTTTGCTGAAGTTTCCGACACCATGTGGCCTGGCCAAGCCATGTCCTTGAAGGTCGAAAAGGTTTTGCACACCGAAAAGTCCAAGTACCAGGACGTTTTAGTTTTCAAGTCCGAGACGTACGGCAATGTCTTGGTTTTGGATAACTGTATCCAAGTCACTGAACGTGACGAGTTCTCCTACCAAGAGATGATCACCCACTTGGCCCTCAACTCTCACCCTAACCCAAAGAAGGCTTTGGTTATTGGTGGCGGAGACGGTGGTGTCTTGAGAGAAATCTTGAAGCACGAGtccattgaagaagcttGGTTGTGTGACATCGACGAAACTGTCATTGAAGTTTCCAAGAAGTACTTGCCTGAGATGTCCAAGTCCTACAATGACCCAAGAACCAAGGTTCACATTGGTGATggtttcaagttcttggcTGAGTACAAGAACCAATTCGATGTCATCATCACCGACTCTTCTGACCCAGAAGGTCCAGCTGAGTCGTTGTTCCAAAAGCCTTACTTCGAGTTGTTGAGCGGTGCTTTAACCGAAAAGGGTGTTATCACTACCCAAGCTGAAAACATCTGGTTGCACATGCCTATCatctccaagttgaagcaAGACTGTAAGCAGATTTTTGCTGTGGCTGAGTACGGCTACACCATGATTCCAACTTACCCTTCGGGCTCCATTGGTTTCATGGTCTGCTCCAAGGATCCAAACGCTGACGTCACCAAGCCAATCAGATTTGACTGGTCCGACGAATTCGTGtcgaagaacttgaagtactaCAACAAGAGAATCCACGAAGCTGCCTTCGTCTTGCCTACCTGGGCTGACGAAATTTTAAACAAGAACAACGCCTGA
- the ARE2 gene encoding Sterol O-acyltransferase 2 (Sterol-ester synthase 2) has protein sequence MTRTTNDKLNLITENINRRKSLDLNNDYVESSSGDESVTPETTRKRSDSKTKYVSEMADVKFHRHSSSIFDEEYVKESQFFGFYVLFWLATGLFMTNTLIHVYFENSLGFLEWPIVMILRKDLIRVGITDGVMFLSIYFVYLIQYACKKRWISWRRQGWVIQAVYEVYHFVFWLVFASARVMDFPWIAKVFLVLHNLVFLMKMHSYGFYNGYLWKVLKELQFSESFLKKLEEDPASLPSKCDLDSTISALKSSVEFCKFELEYQSNATTVTTKEYEFNESTLSESLDSLQEKNVIKFPQNITFVNFFEYTMFPTLVYTLHYPRTERVRWSFVLSKLCAIFGVIFLMISVAQTWMYPLVMECIEVKKLPIWERWSKYLLILLDMIAPFLLEYLFTFYLIWDSILNAIAELSRFADREFYGPWWSCTDWSEFSRIWNVPVHKFLLRHVYHSSISTFHLNKTQATLMTFMLSSIVHELVMYVIFGSLRGYLLLLQMSQIPLVMLSRTEYMRDKKILGNVICWFGFISGPSMICTLYLVY, from the exons ATGACTCGGACTACGAACGATAAGCTTAATTTAATTACGGAAAACATCAATAGAAGGAAGTCGCTTGACTTGAACAACGATTACGTTGAATCGTCCTCCGGAGATGAATCTGTTACCCCTGAAACTAC aagaaagagaagtgATTCCAAGACCAAGTATGTCTCGGAGATGGCAGATGTGAAATTTCACAGGCATTCTTCGTCGATATTCGATGAAGAGTACGTCAAAGAATCACAATTCTTCGGTTTCTACGTCTTGTTCTGGTTGGCTACGGGTCTATTCATGACAAATACGTTGATTCATGTCTACTTTGAGAATTCACTCGGCTTCCTCGAGTGGCCAATTGTCATGATCTTGAGAAAGGACTTAATTCGTGTGGGAATCACCGACGGCGTAATGTTTCTTTCTATATATTTTGTCTACTTAATCCAGTACGCTTGTAAGAAAAGGTGGATTTCTTGGAGAAGACAGGGCTGGGTGATCCAGGCAGTTTATGAAGTATATCATTTTGTGTTCTGGCTTGTCTTTGCCTCTGCAAGAGTCATGGACTTCCCCTGGATTGCTAAGGTATTCTTAGTTTTGCACAACTTGGTGTTTCTTATGAAAATGCATTCCTATGGTTTCTACAATGGATACTTGTGGAAGGTTCTTAAAGAGCTTCAATTCTCCGAgagcttcttgaagaagttagAGGAGGATCCGGCTTCACTCCCCAGCAAATGTGACCTCGACAGCACTATTTCTGCACTCAAAAGTAGTGTCGAGTTCTGCAAGTTTGAATTGGAATATCAATCCAATGCTACTACGGTTACAACCAAAGAATACGAATTCAATGAGTCTACACTTCTGGAAAGTTTAGATCTGctacaagaaaagaatgtGATAAAATTCCCACAGAATATCACATTCGTTAACTTTTTCGAATACACTATGTTTCCCACTTTGGTCTACACGTTACATTACCCCAGAACTGAAAGAGTTAGATGGTCTTTTGTCTTATCCAAGCTATGTGCCATATTCGGAgttatcttcttgatgatctCTGTAGCCCAAACCTGGATGTACCCATTGGTAATGGAATGTATTGaggtgaagaagttgcctATCTGGGAAAGATGGTCCAAATACTTGCTCATTTTGCTTGACATGATAGCTCCGTTCTTGCTTGAATACTTGTTCACATTCTACTTGATTTGGGACTCTATTCTCAATGCTATTGCCGAATTGAGTCGGTTCGCCGACAGAGAATTCTATGGCCCCTGGTGGTCTTGTACAGATTGGTCGGAATTCAGCCGAATCTGGAATGTCCCCGTGCACAAGTTCTTGCTCAGACATGTGTATCATTCCTCTATTAGTACTTTCCATCTCAATAAGACCCAGGCAACATTGATGACATTTATGCTCTCAAGCATTGTTCATGAATTGGTTATGTACGTGATATTCGGAAGCTTGCGTGGATATCTTCTACTCTTGCAGATGTCGCAGATTCCGCTTGTCATGCTAAGTAGGACAGAGTACATGAGAGATAAGAAGATTTTGGGAAATGTCATCTGTTGGTTTGGTTTCATCTCAGGGCCTAGTATGATTTGCACACTTTACTTGGTTTACTAA
- a CDS encoding predicted protein, whose product MSAVPNAVIPNPDNLSVSAPEKLSGFEWWRRSLQYRTGMGLDPQEKAQFEFDYQHKYLPQQCNSCIEFRDWMLTYSPSVTFMMDHIKKLSPNKEQILNKSNIICDVCDDLKGGGFHPQEGILLCANRIQSKWQLEDILTHELVHVYDHLKFQVNLNDLKHHACTEIRASMLSGECRIFNEIKKTGLGDFGKKFQSCIKRRAILSVSANPICKDSEEAEKVVNSVWQSCFNDTRPFERVYR is encoded by the coding sequence atGTCTGCTGTTCCTAATGCGGTAATACCGAACCCTGATAACTTGTCTGTCCTGGCACCAGAAAAGCTTTCGGGATTTGAGTGGTGGAGAAGATCTCTACAATATCGAACTGGCATGGGATTGGATCCCCAGGAAAAAGCCCAATTCGAGTTCGACTACCAGCACAAGTATCTTCCTCAGCAGTGCAACCTGTGCATTGAGTTCCGGGACTGGATGTTAACCTATTCACCCTCGGTTACCTTCATGATGGACCATATAAAGAAGTTGAGTCCAAACAAAGAGCAGattctcaacaagtccaacaTAATTTGCGATGTTTGTGACGACTTGAAAGGGGGTGGGTTCCATCCGCAAGAAGGTATTTTGCTATGCGCTAACCGGATCCAGAGCAAGTGGCAGTTAGAAGATATCTTGACCCATGAGTTGGTTCATGTCTATGACCATCTCAAGTTCCAGGTGAACTTAAACGACTTGAAGCACCATGCTTGTACAGAGATTAGAGCCTCTATGCTTAGTGGAGAGTGTAGAATCTTCAATGAGATCAAAAAGACGGGATTGGGTGACTTTGGTAAGAAGTTCCAGCTGTGTATCAAGCGTAGAGCTATACTTTCTGTAAGTGCCAACCCTATTTGCAAAGACAGTGAGGAGGCTGAGAAGGTTGTTAATTCCGTGTGGCAGTCGTGTTTCAACGACACCAGACCTTTTGAGAGAGTCTACCGTTAG
- the NAS6 gene encoding hypothetical ankyrin-repeat protein (similar to NAS6, an ankyrin repeat protein that interacts with the 19S regulatory particle of the 26S proteasome), translating to MVSNIWVAAADNQRKIVENYIESGQFSANSKDPNGYTPIHAAASYGHIQLLEYLVKDKNGDVNIQDAEGDTPLHHVEDLKTAKFLVETLKADYKLKNNDGLTAAQYIEEDDEFPDVAEYLKHLIHDEPEAATAEEEQANEFLSSLPIPGTIDGHEIRYTMENDTDGAGSEQKLTDAELEERRKKIQAILESENPEEALRDLVKNAVHEGMSQFKQQTEEELPSAKKRKD from the coding sequence ATGGTATCAAACATCTGGGTAGCTGCTGCCGACAACCAGCGCAAAATTGTGGAAAATTACATAGAGTCAGGACAATTTTCAGCCAACCTGAAGGATCCCAATGGCTATACTCCCATCCATGCTGCTGCCTCGTATGGCCATATCCAGTTGCTCGAGTACTTAGTCAAGGACAAGAACGGTGACGTAAATATCCAAGATGCCGAAGGAGATACACCTTTGCATCACGTTGAGGATTTGAAAACTGCAAAGTTTCTTGTAGAAACCTTGAAGGCAGactacaagttgaagaataatGATGGGTTGACAGCTGCTCAgtacattgaagaagacgacgagTTTCCTGACGTTGCTGAGTACTTGAAACATTTGATACACGATGAGCCCGAGGCTGCaactgctgaagaagagcaagCCAACGAATTCTTGAGTTCTTTACCAATCCCAGGAACCATTGATGGTCATGAGATCAGATATACCATGGAAAACGATACTGATGGCGCTGGAAGTGAACAGAAGCTTACTGATGCCGAGTtagaagagagaagaaagaagatccaaGCCATTTTGGAAAGCGAGAACCCAGAAGAAGCTTTGAGAGATCTTGTGAAAAATGCTGTTCATGAGGGAATGAGCCAGTTCAAGCAGCAGACAGAAGAGGAGCTTCCATCTgccaagaagagaaaggatTAG
- a CDS encoding predicted protein: MSLLKRLSLNDWRLELFTLSFIAGFVVLFWIGDRYNTYLVKNFLASVKGAFTNNFYQFGVSPTETYIKDSSESYSSYATGRENIAKVNIVFRLKPRHNLFVWIMETALSFFTTSVPAPSDKVEITITPANSNVYDNFIAAVVSKLGMNDFRKENYFLSLTRTSDSSNLPESFVYMSEVNEFQEKITTPDLKNALTLQAASFIRFIAFTDQPAEKPESLQELIPRRRVVFSINLTSNKKELAQVQEILEALFAIVDKLATKEISFRSEAVKKVVKTRENEIAKINKIKEDIKQEELAEQKAQQAREERDKLRSLSREEQLKVEKKAQEKKQRKLAKKQRVRM, encoded by the coding sequence ATGTCTCTCTTGAAACGTCTTTCGCTCAACGACTGGAGATTGGAGCTCTTCACATTGTCGTTCATTGCCGGTTTCGTTGTTTTGTTTTGGATTGGTGACAGATATAACACCTACTTGGTtaagaacttcttggctCTGGTCAAAGGTGccttcaccaacaacttctaCCAGTTTGGAGTTTCTCCCACTGAAACATATATCAAAGATTCATCGGAAAGTTATTCGTCCTACGCTACAGGTAGGGAAAACATTGCCAAAGTCAATATTGTTTTCAGATTGAAGCCTAGACACAATCTCTTTGTCTGGATCATGGAAACCGCTTTGTCTTTCTTCACTACATCTGTGCCTGCTCCTTCTGATAAAGTCGAAATTACCATCACTCCGGCTAACAGTAACGTCTACGACAACTTcattgctgctgttgtaTCCAAGTTGGGTATGAATGActtcagaaaagaaaactacttcttgtctttgacCAGAACTTCGGACTCGTCCAACTTGCCTGAATCGTTTGTCTACATGAGTGAAGTCAACGAGTTCCAGGAGAAGATCACCACTCCcgacttgaagaatgctTTGACTTTGCAAGCTGCCTCTTTCATCAGATTCATCGCTTTCACAGATCAGCCTGCTGAAAAGCCGGAATCACTCCAGGAGTTGATTCCTCGTAGAAGAGTAGTTTTctccatcaacttgacttccaacaagaaggagCTTGCCCAGgttcaagaaatcttggAAGCCTTGTTTGCTATTGTGGACAAGTTAGCTACTAAGGAAATTTCATTCAGAAGCGAAGCCGTCAAGAAGGTTGTTAAGACtagagaaaatgaaatcgCCAAGATCAATAAGATCAAGGAAGACATCAAGCAGGAAGAGTTGGCTGAACAAAAAGCCCAACAAGCCAGggaagaaagagacaaGTTGAGATCCTTGtccagagaagaacaactcaaggttgaaaagaaggcccaggaaaagaagcaaagaaagTTGgcaaagaagcaaagagTTAGAATGTAA
- a CDS encoding predicted protein — MSNLRYSAAKSSRISKRLIGTSPVKKIQKDLKKILPSQRKYAQNLKKSNAIINNNPNEANTLNRGSGDEEPLVVSDYNVQLDYQLSKNDDIMVAIDTILDNQWAESSSLHFRYHKRQEIESADGDMEKLVFSLKGLSAKVKAEIMKYRQNQLPKGIVTTAQLYSIYESQGNTFVDRNLELNIRNGNLKKFVITNASPVISRTKQKYQHGKVTYGFENVEVVVKTESYFKLICEEIERLEKELVDSSMATSERIKKDRQLTSIKKFFEYLKSNPASIFVTHEDFDNEQLSSLVSFGLVTLTSNHLNEIESHQYSISYPACGTFLKLINAGRVWLVKALSKGKYNENLEDQLFKKWEGTTLNGDSKMNNFRPPFYGYDLNWILADSLGAGVIEVFNTPVGRGWRLTGKV, encoded by the exons ATGCTGAATTTACGATATTCAGCGGCCAAGTCGTCACGAATCAGTAAGAGACTCATCGGAACATCACCTGTCAAAAAAATCCAGaaggatttgaagaagatcttaCCCTCGCAACGAAAGTACGCACAaaatctcaagaaatctaATGCTATAATCAATAATAACCCAAATGAAGCAAACACTCTAAATAGAGGTTCtggag ACGAGGAGCCTCTTGTTGTTCTGGACTATAATGTGCAGTTGGATTACCAGCTATCTAAAAACGACGATATCATGGTTGCAATCGATACCATTCTCGACAATCAATGGGCAGAGTCGTCGAGCTTGCATTTTAGATACCATAAACGTCAAGAGATAGAACTGGCAGATGGCGATATGGAAAAGTTGGTATTCCTGTTGAAGGGATTATCTGCTAAAGTAAAGGCTGAAATAATGAAATACAGACAGAACCAACTTCCCAAGGGTATAGTCACTACGGCACAGCTATATTCCATCTATGAGTCTCAAGGAAACACCTTTGTAGATAGAAATCTTGAGCTCAACATCCGGAACGGCaatctcaagaagttcGTAATCACCAATGCTTCTCCTGTAATTCTGAGAACAAAGCAGAAGTATCAGCATGGAAAGGTCACCTACGGCTTTGAAAACGTAgaggtggtggtgaaaaCAGAAAGTTACTTTAAGTTAATTTGCGAAGAGATAGAGAGGCTAGAAAAGGAACTTGTAGACTCTAGTATGGCAACCTCAGAgagaatcaagaaagatAGACAACTAACTAgcatcaagaagtttttCGAGTACCTAAAGAGTAATCCTGCTTCCATCTTTGTCACCCACGAAGACTTTGACAACGAGCAGTTGTCTTCCTTGGTATCTTTTGGTCTTGTCACTTTGACTTCTAACCACTTGAATGAAATCGAATCACATCAGTACTCAATTTCTTACCCTGCTTGTGGAACGTTTCTCAAGCTCATTAATGCTGGTAGAGTGTGGTTGGTCAAAGCTTTGAGTAAGGGGAAGTATAACGAGAATTTGGAAGATCAGTTATTCAAAAAGTGGGAAGGAACTACATTGAATGGAGACTCTAAGATGAACAACTTTCGTCCTCCGTTCTATGGATATGACTTGAACTGGATTCTCGCGGATTCTTTGGGAGCAGGCGTaattgaagttttcaataCTCCAGTCGGAAGGGGCTGGAGATTAACAGGAAAGGTTTAA
- a CDS encoding predicted protein, with the protein MFSSSNRKIPASLPKFIRYASGPKKRASDKIPVQLLRNFPGTGVKGEIIRVKPAFMRNYLHHQNGAAYITKDQGPRIPVVEKPTKVEVVAKAENPVVVEAVKTKSKASAGAMSLDELSTLFTTMRSKRSAASSASASDSTFEASTASEDAAFTLAELKGAIPAVYTLQLSDSIALPIGKSTLASIIFNLSGVQVPQTALSISETGKKAGLDAIPAIGDYTLSITNSAEKATVSKTIRVVA; encoded by the coding sequence ATGTTTTCGTCGTCCAACCGCAAGATTCCCGCTTCTTTACCGAAATTCATAAGATATGCCCTGGGaccaaagaaaagagcCTCTGACAAGATCCCAGTCCAGTTGCTAAGAAACTTCCCAGGCACTGGAGTCAAAGGTGAGATCATCAGAGTGAAGCCTGCGTTCATGAGAAATTACTTGCACCACCAAAATGGTGCTGCTTATATTACCAAAGACCAGGGCCCTCGTATACCTGTGGTAGAAAAGCCTACTAAGGTTGAAGTAGTTGCCAAGGCAGAAAACCCTGTAGTTGTCGAAGCAGTCAAGACAAAGTCGAAGGCTTCTGCTGGTGCAATGTCGTTAGATGAATTGTCTACCTTATTTACTACCATGAGATCTAAGAGAAGTGCAGCTTCTAGTGCTTCTGCAAGTGACTCTACTTTCGAGGCCTCAACCGCATCCGAGGATGCAGCCTTCACTTTGGCAGAATTAAAGGGAGCCATTCCTGCTGTCTACACTCTCCAATTGAGTGATAGCATCGCCTTGCCTATAGGGAAGAGCACGTTGGCATCCAtaatcttcaacttgtctgGTGTTCAAGTTCCTCAGACAGCACTCAGCATTTCTGAAACTGGAAAGAAGGCTGGTTTGGATGCCATCCCTGCCATTGGTGACTACACATTATCCATCACTAACTCAGCCGAAAAGGCTACTGTCTCCAAGACCATCCGTGTTGTAGCATAG
- the BCD1 gene encoding Box C/D snoRNA accumulation — protein METEQALCAVCHINNFKYTCPACGIRTCCIVCVKRHKKQNECTGVVDKTKFVGRKELVESASHLNRDYNFLLNVERQIQLGKGDIKSSAKNMFKRNFNSGNSINSGNNRKSTSEDDARLATIKEVYPNDPAVVVKRQNTLVIQVPSGMTRATTNKSGYDKKSGSFIWTVEWILLGSKGEVVSQFLSYKLKEHLILGDAVPMNILNNSKSEKTKTINNEEKHKGEQQYNKIDIDKSQLNLYIDNVLSSDKSQRSVLVLDKQMTIAEALKDKVVLEYPTFFITTSEKVIENAVVSIEEAYKIKKNVEESESGSHESDSDSSSNSSESSDSDSSSESSDEDDGPEEESSRP, from the exons ATGGAGACGGAACAGGCACTCTGTGCTGTGTGCCATAttaacaacttcaagtacaCCTGTCCAGCATGCGGGATCCGGACCTGTTGTATCGTCTGTGTGAAGCGACATAAGAAACAGAACGAGTGCACTGGAGTTGTGGATAAGACGAAGTTTGTAGGTCGAAAAGAGCTCGTGGAGAGTGCATCACATTTGAACCGAGACTACAACTTTCTACTCAATGTGGAGAGACAGATACAGCTTGGCAAGGGAGACATCAAGAGCTCCGCGAAAAACATGTTCAAGAGAAACTTCAACAGTGGCAATAGCATTAACAGTGGAAACAATA GGAAAAGTACTAGTGAAGACGATGCCAGATTAGCAACCATCAAGGAGGTTTACCCCAACGATCCAGCTGTGGTTGTGAAACGCCAGAATACACTTGTGATCCAAGTACCTTCAGGTATGACAAGAGCTACCACCAACAAGTCAGGCTATGATAAGAAGCTGGGGTCGTTTATCTGGACTGTCGAGTGGATACTATTGGGATCCAAAGGAGAAGTGGTATCACAGTTTCTTAGTTACAAACTCAAAGAACACCTTATCTTAGGTGATGCTGTCCCCATGAATATTCTCAATAATTCCAAGAGCGaaaagacgaagacgataaacaacgaagaaaagCATAAGGGGGAACAGCAGTATAATAAAATCGAT ATCGACAAGAGTCAGTTGAATTTGTATATTGATAACGTTTTGAGTTCCGACAAGAGCCAACGGTCTGTACTTGTACTTGACAAGCAGATGACTATCGCCGAGGCGTTGAAGGATAAAGTAGTTTTGGAGTATCCTACCTTTTTCATCACTACCAGCGAGAAGGTAATTGAAAACGCAGTTGTTCTGATAGAAGAAGCATATAAGATCAAAAAGAACGTCGAAGAAAGCGAATCGGGATCACACGAATCGGATAGCGACTCAAGTTCCAACAGttcagaatcttcagaTAGCGATTCATCCAGTGAAAGTCtggatgaagacgatgGGCCAGAGGAGGAATCATCGAGACCT
- a CDS encoding predicted protein — protein MSSVFRRPPDAERNIDASLYFGNLDPEVTELIMYELFIQFAPLRYLNMPKDRILKTHQGYGFVEFRTVRDADYALDILRGVRLYGKQLKIKKAEPPKSGTSSESQFVGATGGAINVGAKLFLNNLSPLVDEQFLRETFSKFGTLIKNPVVARDPETGESRGYGFLTFDDFTVCDEVIAKMDGALLMNGKISVSYAFKDDKKARHGDKVERLLAEAAKENRVSVKATKRDSTSKKKVGKPGKRDRAR, from the exons ATGTCGTCCGTATTCAGAAGACCGCCGGACGCTGAACGAAACATCGACGCCTCACTTTACTTCGGTAACTTGGATCCTGAAGTCACGGAGTTGATAATGTACGAACTTTTCATACAATTTGCACCTCTTCGCTACTTGAATATGCCGAAGGACCGGATTCTCAAGACTCACCAAGGGTATGGTTTTGTTGAGTTCCGAACCGTGAGAGATGCTGATTATGCTTTGGACATTCTTCGTGGTGTCAGGCTCTACGGTAAGCAACTaaagatcaagaaagcAGAGCCTCCCAAGAGTGGTACATCTCTGGAACTGCAATTTGTGGGTGCTACAGGCGGAGCAATAA ACGTGGGAGCAAAGCTTTTTCTTAATAACCTCAGTCCGTTAGTAGACGAGCAATTCTTGAGAGAGACATTTTCCAAGTTCGGTACTCTCATAAAAAACCCTGTCGTAGCCAgagatccagaaacagGGGAGTCTCGAGGGTACGGGTTCTTGACCTTTGACGACTTTACTGTATGCGACGAGGTCATAGCGAAGATGGACGGAGCTTTGCTTATGAACGGGAAGATTTCTGTGTCATATGCTTTCAAGGACGACAAGAAGGCCCGCCACGGAGACAAGGTAGAACGATTGTTGGCAGAAGCAGCAAAGGAGAATAGAGTGCTGGTGAAGGCAACGAAACGAGACTCgactctgaagaagaaggtagGCAAACCTGGGAAGAGAGACCGTGCAAGGTAA
- the ZTA1 gene encoding NADPH:quinone reductase (Predicted quinone oxidoreductase (QOR3)~go_function alcohol dehydrogenase activity, zinc-dependent; zinc ion binding): MTSLPKKNQVILLEQTGESVDVLKFTEVDTPEITSPHDIIVKNKFAGVNFIEAYFRKGIYPVELPSVLGREASGVVAAVGTEVKNFKVGDKVAYLSGATFAQYSKINDSNHRVLKLPESLSDDSLKIYGSALVQGLTAITFISEAHNVQKGEYVLVWAAAGGVGRFLVQLIKERGAHVIAVASSAEKLQIAKDLGAEYTINYTNEDVAAKVNEITKGEGVAAVLDSVGKDTFETSLASLGRKGTFISYGNSSGTVPPLAINRLSAKNITISRPQVFGYTATPAEWEKYTRELFSKIETGALKIELHSAPFSDYKKVATDLESRKTTGKYVLEIPQ; the protein is encoded by the coding sequence ATGACTTCAttaccaaagaagaaccaagTTATTCTCCTTGAACAGACCGGAGAGTCCGTCGATGTTCTCAAGTTCACCGAAGTGGACACTCCAGAGATCACTTCGCCCCATGACATTATcgtcaagaacaaatttGCTGGTGTGAACTTCATCGAAGCTTACTTCAGAAAGGGCATCTACCCAGTAGAACTTCCTTCTGTTTTGGGCCGTGAAGCTTCTGGTGTCGTTGCTGCAGTCGGTACCGAAGTTAAGAACTTCAAGGTCGGCGACAAAGTCGCCTACCTCAGTGGTGCCACTTTTGCTCAGTACTCGAAGATCAACGACAGCAACCATCGTGTGCTCAAGCTCCCAGAATCATTGTCTGACGATAGCTTGAAGATCTATGGTTCTGCTTTAGTTCAGGGATTAACTGCAATTACTTTCATCTCCGAAGCTCACAATGTTCAGAAGGGCGAATACGTTTTGGTATGggctgctgctggaggTGTTGGTAGATTCTTGGTGcaattgatcaaggaaAGAGGTGCACACGTCATTGCTGTGGCTTCTAGTGCCGAAAAGCTTCAGATTGCCAAAGACTTGGGAGCTGAATACACTATCAACTACACCAACGAAGATGTCGCTGCCAAGGTCAACGAGATTACCAAAGGTGAAGGTGTTGCAGCCGTTCTTGACTCTGTTGGAAAGGACACTTTCGAGACTTCGTTAGCCTCTCTTGGCAGAAAGGGAACCTTCATTAGTTATGGTAACTCTTCTGGTACTGTCCCTCCATTGGCAATCAACAGGTTGTCGGCCAAGAACATTACTATCTCCAGACCACAAGTCTTTGGATACACCGCCACTCCAGCGGAATGGGAAAAGTACACCAGGGAATTGTTCTCCAAGATTGAGACAGGTGCCCTTAAGATCGAACTCCACTCAGCTCCTTTCCTGGACTACAAGAAGGTCGCTACTGACTTGGAATCCAGAAAGACCACCGGTAAGTACGTCTTGGAAATCCCACAGTAG
- a CDS encoding predicted protein — protein MSPTTPQFKPRDYRGATIEDLDIRPAISINPTTSILEAEEIAYENEFTFLPVIHESNRRLLGVLNVEEVAQTLEKNPKSTLEPITKNFMLWFSQKGRENYEEEHRQTAKEPSKTPLNSTIYKPKNPKGKKYHVLTPFSPLEKLADFFNTGMYFAIITNDDGDFVYGVATPEDLMKYEKARPKL, from the coding sequence ATGTCGCCTACTACCCCACAATTCAAACCTCGTGATTACCGTGGTGCTACGATCGAGGATCTCGATATCCGTCCAGCCATCTCCATCAACCCCACTActtctattcttgaagCTGAGGAAATAGCATACGAAAATGAGTTCACATTTTTGCCAGTGATCCATGAGTCCAACAGACGTTTGTTGGGAGTTTTGAATGTTGAGGAAGTAGCACAAACATTAGAAAAGAACCCAAAAAGCACGTTAGAGCCCATAACTAAAAACTTCATGCTCTGGTTCAGTCAGAAAGGCAGAGAGAActacgaagaagaacacaGGCAAACGGCAAAAGAGCCTTCGAAGACTCCGCTTAATAGTACCATTTACAAGCCCAAAAATCCTAAGGGGAAGAAGTACCATGTTTTGACACCATTTTCACCTTTGGAGAAGCTTgcagacttcttcaatacGGGAATGTACTTTGCTATAATAACCAACGACGACGGCGACTTTGTGTACGGTGTGGCCACTCCGGAGGATTTGATGAAGTACGAGAAGGCAAGACCCAAGTTGTAA